Proteins encoded within one genomic window of Pseudalkalibacillus sp. SCS-8:
- a CDS encoding polyprenyl synthetase family protein yields MNSETFVELLENKKNLIDDVLPQKVEMLDAHSSLKEAMLYSILAGGKRLRPTLLLMTIEAFGEKVESGIDAACAVEMIHTYSLIHDDLPSMDDDDFRRGSPTNHKIYGEALAILAGDGLLTHAFRIISESTMLDSDTKMDLINRLSKAAGPEGMVDGQVADMEAEGKRLSLEALEAIHRKKTGALLGFSIYAGARIAGGSEEQQHHLTQFAHHLGLAFQIQDDILDVEGDEAKMGKPIGSDEQNNKSTYPHLLTLSGAKEQLMIEVAEAKKHLFEAGINHEWLEHFTDYMISRDH; encoded by the coding sequence TTGAATAGTGAAACATTTGTGGAGCTTCTCGAAAATAAGAAAAATCTTATAGACGACGTACTTCCTCAAAAAGTGGAAATGCTGGATGCGCACTCAAGCCTGAAGGAAGCGATGCTGTACTCGATCCTGGCTGGGGGGAAAAGGCTACGGCCGACATTGCTGTTGATGACGATCGAGGCGTTCGGCGAAAAGGTTGAAAGTGGTATTGATGCTGCCTGTGCAGTTGAAATGATCCATACGTATTCGTTGATCCACGATGACCTTCCGTCCATGGATGATGATGATTTCCGTCGAGGCAGTCCGACCAACCATAAGATTTACGGGGAAGCTCTTGCGATTCTGGCTGGAGACGGTCTCCTGACTCATGCTTTCAGAATCATTTCCGAATCGACCATGCTTGATAGTGATACGAAGATGGACCTCATCAATCGACTTTCAAAGGCGGCAGGACCTGAAGGCATGGTTGATGGTCAAGTGGCCGATATGGAGGCGGAAGGCAAGCGTCTTTCCCTGGAAGCATTAGAGGCGATTCATCGTAAGAAAACGGGTGCTTTACTTGGTTTTTCCATTTATGCCGGTGCTCGGATCGCCGGAGGGTCAGAAGAACAGCAGCATCATCTCACCCAATTCGCTCATCATTTAGGACTTGCTTTCCAAATACAGGATGATATTTTGGATGTCGAGGGTGACGAAGCGAAAATGGGGAAACCGATTGGAAGCGATGAACAAAACAACAAGAGTACGTACCCTCACCTTTTGACCTTATCAGGCGCAAAGGAACAGTTGATGATTGAAGTGGCTGAAGCCAAGAAACATCTGTTCGAAGCAGGCATCAACCATGAATGGCTCGAGCATTTCACAGATTATATGATCAGCAGGGATCATTAG
- a CDS encoding exodeoxyribonuclease VII small subunit, whose translation MEEDKKQTFEEAMEELEQIVEKLEEGDVPLEESIRLFQEGMKLSKLCHDKLQHVEKQMDELLKEDGETEPFTLQEDE comes from the coding sequence ATGGAAGAGGATAAGAAACAAACATTTGAAGAAGCGATGGAAGAGCTTGAACAGATCGTTGAAAAGCTTGAAGAGGGAGACGTTCCTCTCGAAGAATCCATTCGATTGTTTCAAGAAGGCATGAAGCTTTCCAAGCTTTGTCACGATAAATTACAGCATGTAGAGAAACAGATGGATGAATTGTTGAAGGAAGATGGAGAAACCGAACCCTTCACTTTACAGGAGGACGAATAA
- the xseA gene encoding exodeoxyribonuclease VII large subunit, whose amino-acid sequence MQQERYISITELTRYIKRKFDQDNRLQDMWLRGELSNVKFHSRGHMYFTVKDANSRINAVMFAGNNRFLKFRPEEGMKVLIRGEVSVYEPHGQYQLYVKEMQPDGIGNLFLAFEELKKKLEFEGLFAPEIKKPLPAMPKKIGVITSPTGAAVRDILTTIKRRFPIAKVTVMPVLVQGPHAAPSISRAIDYANEQGAWDVLIVGRGGGSIEELWAFNEEIVARSIHHSHIPVISAVGHETDYTIADFVADVRAATPTAAAELAVPHIDELKERILQRRVRLSRAITENVKTMRNTLNRYQRSYAFKYPTQLVKQKEQELDRLIEGLQKSGARTLTRRSEQIQQMNQRLERNHPSKRHEQSKERYQSVVRMLKKEMRNHLEQSTGSFQQKIGKLNALSPLSIMERGYSLAYHQTKGELVKSVKQVQPGDPIAVRLKDGKLDCQVWGLEESENNGRG is encoded by the coding sequence ATGCAACAAGAACGATATATCAGTATTACCGAGCTGACGCGCTATATTAAGCGAAAATTCGATCAGGACAACCGTCTTCAAGACATGTGGCTGAGAGGCGAATTGTCCAATGTGAAATTCCATAGCCGTGGACATATGTATTTTACCGTAAAAGATGCCAACAGCCGAATCAATGCGGTCATGTTTGCAGGCAATAACCGTTTCTTGAAATTCCGGCCCGAAGAAGGGATGAAAGTGTTGATCAGAGGAGAAGTCTCTGTCTATGAGCCTCATGGTCAATATCAACTGTATGTGAAAGAAATGCAGCCGGATGGAATCGGAAACCTGTTCCTTGCATTCGAGGAACTGAAGAAGAAGCTAGAATTTGAAGGGTTGTTTGCACCTGAAATAAAAAAGCCGCTTCCAGCTATGCCTAAAAAAATCGGAGTCATTACATCTCCTACGGGGGCTGCTGTGAGAGATATTTTGACAACCATTAAAAGGCGTTTCCCGATTGCGAAGGTGACGGTAATGCCTGTACTCGTCCAGGGTCCTCATGCAGCTCCGAGTATTTCGCGGGCCATTGATTATGCCAATGAGCAAGGAGCCTGGGACGTGTTGATCGTCGGGCGTGGCGGAGGATCCATTGAGGAATTATGGGCGTTTAATGAAGAAATCGTGGCTAGAAGCATCCATCATAGTCATATCCCAGTCATTTCTGCTGTAGGACATGAAACCGATTATACAATCGCTGATTTCGTGGCAGATGTGAGAGCAGCCACCCCTACTGCTGCTGCAGAGCTAGCCGTCCCGCATATTGATGAGCTGAAGGAACGGATTTTGCAGAGACGTGTACGATTGTCCAGAGCGATAACTGAAAATGTAAAAACGATGAGGAATACACTCAATCGCTATCAGCGGTCCTATGCATTCAAGTATCCTACCCAACTCGTCAAACAGAAGGAACAGGAGCTTGACCGACTGATTGAAGGATTACAGAAAAGCGGAGCGAGGACACTGACGCGAAGGTCTGAACAAATCCAGCAGATGAACCAGCGTCTTGAGCGAAATCATCCTTCAAAGCGCCATGAGCAATCGAAGGAGAGATATCAGTCGGTTGTCCGAATGCTTAAAAAAGAAATGCGAAATCATTTAGAGCAGTCAACAGGCTCCTTCCAGCAGAAAATCGGGAAGCTGAATGCGTTGAGTCCGTTAAGCATCATGGAACGAGGATACAGCCTCGCCTATCACCAAACGAAGGGTGAGCTTGTGAAAAGCGTGAAACAAGTACAACCAGGAGACCCCATAGCCGTCCGGCTGAAGGATGGGAAGCTGGATTGCCAGGTGTGGGGGCTTGAGGAGAGTGAGAATAATGGAAGAGGATAA
- the folD gene encoding bifunctional methylenetetrahydrofolate dehydrogenase/methenyltetrahydrofolate cyclohydrolase FolD, with the protein MVAELIKGNEIAQAKRDEMKDEVARLKEEGVIPGLVVILVGNDPASLSYVRGKTKACKQVGINGKLIELPEETSEEKLLELIDHYNQDETCHGILVQLPLPDHISDTAIIEAISPEKDVDGFHPINIGRMMTGQRAFLPCTPFGIIEMVKMKGIPIEGKHVVVIGRSNIVGKPVGQLFLNENATVTYCHSRTANMKEITKQADILVVAVGKMHFVGKEFVKPGAVVIDVGINRKDDGKLTGDVNFEEVEQVASYLTPVPKGVGPMTITMLLQNTIQSAKWSHQTEGVH; encoded by the coding sequence ATGGTTGCGGAGCTTATCAAAGGAAATGAAATCGCACAAGCGAAAAGAGACGAGATGAAGGATGAAGTTGCAAGGCTGAAAGAAGAAGGCGTCATACCAGGGCTGGTTGTTATTCTGGTGGGGAATGATCCAGCCTCTTTATCTTATGTAAGAGGGAAGACGAAGGCATGTAAACAAGTGGGGATCAATGGAAAATTGATTGAGCTTCCTGAAGAAACATCGGAAGAAAAGCTGCTTGAACTGATCGACCACTATAATCAGGATGAGACTTGCCATGGTATCCTTGTCCAGCTGCCTTTACCGGACCACATCTCAGATACAGCAATCATAGAAGCCATTTCACCGGAGAAGGATGTTGACGGATTCCACCCGATCAATATTGGCAGGATGATGACAGGGCAACGTGCGTTTTTACCATGCACCCCTTTTGGGATTATCGAAATGGTGAAGATGAAAGGTATCCCGATTGAAGGAAAACACGTTGTTGTCATCGGTCGAAGCAATATTGTTGGAAAACCCGTCGGCCAATTGTTTTTAAATGAAAATGCGACCGTTACATATTGTCATTCTAGAACGGCAAATATGAAAGAAATCACGAAACAAGCAGATATTCTTGTCGTTGCCGTAGGGAAGATGCACTTTGTTGGAAAAGAATTTGTGAAGCCGGGCGCTGTCGTCATCGATGTTGGAATTAACCGTAAGGATGATGGCAAGCTGACAGGGGATGTCAATTTTGAAGAAGTGGAGCAAGTCGCTTCTTATTTGACACCAGTGCCGAAGGGTGTTGGTCCTATGACGATCACGATGCTTCTCCAGAATACAATTCAATCTGCAAAATGGAGTCATCAAACAGAAGGTGTGCATTAA
- the nusB gene encoding transcription antitermination factor NusB — protein MKRRIAREKALQSLFQIDVSGLDRDEAIGHVLEEGEERDSFLVQLVEGTLDHLEEIDALIKKHLENWSFDRIGNVDRAVLRIAVFEMIHMEEIPKNVTFNEAIDLAKTFGGDESGRFVNAVLSKISKTIQ, from the coding sequence ATGAAAAGAAGGATTGCAAGGGAGAAGGCACTACAGTCCTTGTTCCAAATAGATGTAAGTGGATTAGATCGTGACGAAGCAATTGGTCATGTACTAGAAGAAGGTGAGGAGCGTGACTCTTTCCTCGTACAACTCGTCGAAGGAACTCTTGATCACCTCGAGGAAATCGATGCCCTCATAAAGAAGCATCTTGAAAACTGGAGCTTCGATCGAATCGGCAACGTTGACCGTGCTGTACTGCGAATCGCGGTATTTGAAATGATCCATATGGAAGAGATTCCGAAAAATGTCACGTTCAATGAAGCGATTGACCTTGCCAAAACTTTCGGAGGAGATGAGTCAGGTCGATTTGTAAATGCGGTCCTTTCAAAAATAAGCAAGACAATCCAGTAG
- a CDS encoding Asp23/Gls24 family envelope stress response protein, translated as MNEYQTFEMEEKDSNLGKVEISPEVIEVISSIAATEVEGVSSMRGNFASGVVERFGKKSLGKGVKVELTEDGIDIDVFVTMNFGVSIPDTAEKIQENIRLTLHTMTALEPNRIDVHVVGVQFEGKPNQQEEIEEF; from the coding sequence ATGAACGAATATCAAACTTTTGAAATGGAAGAAAAGGATTCAAACCTTGGGAAAGTTGAAATCTCACCAGAAGTGATCGAAGTCATTTCCAGCATAGCTGCTACTGAGGTAGAAGGCGTTTCATCTATGCGAGGAAATTTTGCGTCAGGTGTAGTTGAGCGATTTGGCAAAAAATCTCTTGGCAAAGGGGTTAAGGTTGAGTTGACGGAAGACGGCATTGATATCGATGTTTTCGTCACAATGAACTTTGGTGTATCCATTCCAGATACAGCTGAAAAAATTCAAGAAAATATCCGTTTAACCCTTCATACGATGACAGCCCTTGAACCGAATCGTATTGATGTGCACGTTGTCGGTGTCCAATTTGAAGGAAAACCGAACCAGCAAGAGGAAATCGAAGAATTCTAA
- the accC gene encoding acetyl-CoA carboxylase biotin carboxylase subunit has product MIKKVLIANRGEIAVRIIRACKEMNIETIAVYSEGDKESLHVRMADEAYCIGPILAKDSYLNFTNIMSVATLTGADAIHPGYGFLAENADFAEICGECNITFIGPSPEAINRMGTKDVARATMKEAGVPIVPGSEGIIESTEQAIELAEDMGYPVIIKATAGGGGKGIRVARNEQELVKGIKMTQQEAASAFGNPGVYIEKYIEDFRHVEIQVLGDNYGNVIHLGERDCSIQRRLQKLLEETPSPALDPEKREEMGQAAVRAAQAVDYSGAGTVEFIFEHNTGNFYFMEMNTRIQVEHPVTEMVTGTDLIKEQIRVASGERLSFAQEDITFNGWSIECRINAENPDKNFMPSAGRIEMYLPPGGLGVRVDSAAYPGYFIPPYYDSMIAKVITYGSTRDEAIRRMKRALSEFVIEGVDTTIPFHLRLLDHEKFTSGEFNTKFLEMYDLTSKSASKGGE; this is encoded by the coding sequence ATGATTAAAAAAGTTCTTATCGCAAATAGAGGAGAAATTGCCGTCCGGATCATCAGAGCTTGTAAAGAGATGAACATCGAGACGATTGCCGTATATTCGGAAGGAGATAAAGAATCTTTACATGTCCGAATGGCAGATGAAGCCTATTGCATAGGTCCGATTCTTGCAAAGGACAGTTACTTGAACTTTACGAATATCATGAGCGTCGCAACATTGACCGGTGCAGATGCCATCCATCCAGGATACGGTTTCTTAGCCGAGAATGCTGATTTTGCAGAGATCTGCGGTGAGTGTAACATTACATTCATCGGTCCAAGTCCTGAAGCGATCAACCGTATGGGGACAAAGGATGTTGCAAGAGCTACAATGAAAGAAGCAGGAGTACCGATCGTTCCTGGTTCTGAAGGAATCATCGAGTCCACAGAACAAGCAATTGAGCTTGCTGAAGATATGGGTTATCCAGTCATCATCAAAGCGACAGCCGGTGGAGGCGGAAAAGGAATCCGTGTTGCCCGCAACGAGCAGGAGCTTGTAAAAGGGATCAAAATGACTCAGCAAGAAGCAGCTTCCGCTTTCGGTAACCCTGGTGTTTACATTGAAAAATACATTGAGGATTTCCGTCACGTCGAAATCCAGGTTCTTGGAGATAATTACGGGAACGTCATCCATTTAGGAGAGCGTGACTGCTCCATCCAACGCCGTCTGCAAAAGCTTCTGGAAGAAACGCCATCCCCAGCACTTGATCCTGAAAAGAGGGAAGAGATGGGGCAAGCGGCTGTCCGCGCAGCTCAAGCAGTTGATTATTCCGGTGCAGGAACGGTTGAATTCATTTTCGAACATAACACAGGTAACTTTTACTTCATGGAAATGAATACACGGATTCAGGTAGAGCATCCTGTAACTGAAATGGTCACGGGTACGGACCTGATCAAAGAACAAATCCGAGTGGCAAGTGGAGAACGACTTTCATTCGCTCAAGAGGATATTACCTTTAACGGCTGGTCGATCGAATGTCGGATCAACGCTGAAAATCCAGACAAGAATTTCATGCCGTCAGCTGGTAGAATAGAAATGTACCTCCCACCGGGTGGTTTAGGTGTACGGGTTGATTCAGCAGCATACCCAGGATACTTTATACCACCGTATTATGACTCGATGATTGCGAAAGTCATCACATACGGAAGTACCCGTGATGAAGCAATTCGACGTATGAAGCGTGCATTGAGCGAATTCGTCATTGAAGGTGTCGACACGACAATCCCGTTCCACCTTCGTCTATTGGATCATGAAAAGTTCACGAGTGGCGAATTCAATACGAAGTTCTTAGAGATGTATGATTTGACATCAAAATCAGCTTCTAAAGGTGGTGAATAG
- the accB gene encoding acetyl-CoA carboxylase biotin carboxyl carrier protein — MLKIQEIRELIKLIDQSSINEFEYEQEGAKISLRKGGTEQPVVQQAPQVRTEQPAPAPQQPQAEQAPQQQKEEPKKDSDAPVKEMDESLHKIESPMVGTFYASPSPDEDVYVKPGDKVSNDSIVCIIEAMKLFNEIEAEVNGEIVEVLVENGQLVEYGQPLFLVKKQ, encoded by the coding sequence ATGCTCAAAATTCAAGAAATACGAGAATTGATTAAACTAATCGATCAATCCTCAATCAATGAATTCGAATACGAACAAGAAGGTGCGAAGATTTCCTTGAGGAAAGGTGGAACTGAACAACCAGTCGTTCAACAGGCTCCGCAAGTACGTACAGAACAACCAGCGCCGGCTCCACAACAGCCACAAGCTGAACAGGCTCCTCAGCAGCAAAAAGAGGAACCGAAGAAAGATTCGGATGCACCAGTGAAAGAAATGGACGAATCTTTACATAAGATCGAATCCCCAATGGTAGGAACGTTCTATGCTTCTCCATCACCAGATGAAGATGTTTACGTGAAACCAGGAGATAAAGTCTCCAATGACTCCATCGTATGTATCATTGAAGCGATGAAGCTGTTCAATGAAATTGAAGCAGAGGTAAATGGGGAGATCGTTGAAGTCCTAGTAGAAAACGGCCAATTGGTCGAGTATGGACAACCATTATTCCTAGTAAAGAAACAATAG
- a CDS encoding SpoIIIAH-like family protein, translating into MLLKKQTVWLLTMLSLIIVLSVYYITSPEQSPTDFATEEGENASDKKGVKDGEGSTVVSEMSSDELFMDLRMKLADQRSKLEAQYQEVIASTSVAAEVQMQALDQLTALQELGMKEQTLETLIKGMGYEDVLVNTMGAEVTIIVRVEEELTAKEANAIMRRAQEQLGDKQVAVEYQVAKN; encoded by the coding sequence ATGTTATTGAAGAAACAAACGGTCTGGTTGTTGACGATGCTGAGCTTGATTATCGTGTTATCGGTCTATTACATCACGAGTCCTGAACAATCACCTACCGACTTTGCAACAGAAGAAGGTGAGAATGCTTCTGATAAGAAGGGCGTGAAGGATGGAGAGGGCAGTACTGTCGTCTCAGAAATGAGCAGTGACGAGCTGTTCATGGATCTCCGAATGAAGCTCGCTGATCAGCGTTCAAAGCTTGAGGCCCAATATCAAGAAGTCATTGCCTCGACAAGTGTAGCTGCTGAGGTTCAGATGCAAGCACTGGATCAATTGACTGCCCTCCAAGAGCTCGGTATGAAGGAACAAACCCTTGAAACCTTGATCAAAGGAATGGGCTATGAAGATGTCCTCGTCAACACGATGGGTGCAGAGGTCACAATCATCGTCCGTGTCGAAGAGGAGCTTACGGCCAAGGAAGCTAATGCTATTATGCGCCGTGCACAAGAACAGCTCGGAGACAAACAAGTCGCCGTCGAATACCAAGTCGCCAAAAACTGA
- the spoIIIAG gene encoding stage III sporulation protein AG, with protein MSDEKKKNDWLKLILKPTKDGKLNRKSQYILLILGFGIAMMLVQNLIRSPDSTSVMNMAADNPESKPTFSMGKSDDPSSIIRELEEHYENQLKDLLDEMIGVQNAEVMVILDSTFKKIVEKEINKQDTTTDETDKNGGKRKSTTLQTNEKVIIIDGKDGKEPFIVSIEKPKVTGVWVVAEGAENLQVKNGIIEAVSRVFDMPSHKVSVSAKKLKGE; from the coding sequence ATGTCTGATGAAAAGAAGAAGAACGACTGGCTGAAATTGATTCTGAAGCCGACAAAGGATGGAAAGCTCAATCGCAAATCGCAATACATTCTCTTAATACTAGGATTCGGTATCGCTATGATGCTCGTCCAAAACCTGATTCGTAGCCCAGACTCCACCTCAGTCATGAATATGGCGGCAGACAATCCAGAGTCGAAGCCGACGTTCTCGATGGGCAAGTCAGACGATCCTTCATCAATCATCCGAGAGCTCGAGGAACATTATGAAAACCAGTTGAAAGACCTTCTGGATGAAATGATAGGTGTACAAAATGCAGAAGTGATGGTCATTCTCGACTCGACCTTCAAGAAGATCGTGGAGAAGGAAATCAATAAACAGGACACCACGACAGATGAAACGGATAAAAACGGCGGGAAACGTAAATCGACGACTTTGCAGACGAATGAAAAGGTCATCATCATCGATGGGAAAGACGGTAAAGAGCCTTTCATCGTCAGCATTGAAAAACCTAAGGTTACAGGTGTTTGGGTCGTAGCTGAAGGGGCTGAAAACCTTCAAGTGAAAAATGGAATCATTGAAGCTGTATCGAGGGTGTTTGATATGCCCAGCCATAAAGTAAGTGTAAGTGCGAAAAAGCTAAAGGGGGAATAA
- the spoIIIAF gene encoding stage III sporulation protein AF — MSFLYEWVTNIILIILLATILELLLPSSAFQKYVKVVIGLLLIIAILNPLITFFSVDLKEELATFQLQHFENDKDQMENSIENKKSEIQASQSAYILEQMAVPLREKVESKLEERYEKRLKDVVVLDQSQPGSNESHLVIQVTLEDLDDEHAIETVKEVSIDTSDSTKEEEDGSDLHEIKLFLSKEWGLPKEQIVLEEEGGS; from the coding sequence ATGTCCTTTTTATATGAGTGGGTGACGAACATCATCCTCATCATTTTATTGGCGACGATCCTTGAACTCCTTCTACCTTCATCGGCTTTTCAAAAGTATGTAAAAGTCGTCATCGGCCTTCTGTTGATCATTGCCATCCTTAATCCGTTGATTACGTTCTTCTCGGTTGATTTGAAGGAGGAGTTGGCTACTTTTCAGCTCCAGCATTTTGAAAATGACAAAGATCAGATGGAAAATTCGATTGAAAACAAGAAAAGTGAAATACAAGCCTCACAAAGTGCATATATTTTAGAACAAATGGCTGTCCCATTACGCGAAAAGGTAGAAAGCAAGCTGGAAGAAAGATATGAGAAACGATTAAAGGATGTGGTGGTACTCGATCAATCTCAACCAGGCTCAAATGAAAGTCATCTTGTCATCCAGGTTACGTTGGAGGATCTCGATGATGAACATGCGATTGAAACAGTAAAGGAAGTCTCCATTGATACGTCTGATTCCACGAAAGAGGAGGAAGATGGATCGGACCTGCACGAAATCAAGCTATTCCTTTCCAAAGAGTGGGGATTACCAAAAGAACAGATTGTACTTGAGGAGGAAGGAGGATCGTAA